The Acidobacteriota bacterium DNA segment ACACGCCGTGTCGTCATTGCCGAAACGCCCACGCGGTACCTGCTCGTCCCGCTCGACTGGACGCGCGGTCCGGCCGCGGACGTCGAGCCGGCCGTGGTTGAGCGCGGCGTACCCCATCCCGCCATCGACGCGGCGCTCAACCTGCCCACGCTCCAAGGCACGCGCCGATGGCTCCGCTTTCCAAGCTACGAAGTGGTGCCCGGGCCAGAAGGCGGTTATCGGGTGATCATTCGCGACGCGCGGTTCTCGGTGGGCACCCCAAAAGGATTCGGCGTCATTGCAATCGTCGATCTGGATCGACAACTGAGGCCGGTCGTCGCGCCTGCGGAGAAACAATGACCCGTCTTGCCCTCTACCTGCTCGGCTGCGCCATCGCCTTCGCCGCACGTCCGCTCATCGCGCTCAGATATCGCATCGAGTTCAAGGGCCTCGAGACGCTCGCCAAGGCGGATGCTCGCGGCATCCTCTTTCTGCCGAATCACGCCGCCCTGGTCGATCCCGTCATTCTCGTCGCGTGGTTGTTTCCCCGTTTCAAGCTGCGCCCGCTCGCCGACGAGTACCAGGTCGGTCGCACGGCGCTCGGGAAAGTCGTGAAAGTCTTCGGCACCCGCATTCTGCCCAACATGGAACTCAGGGGAGCTGCCGCGCGCGAGGGCATGAAGAAGGCCGTCGCTGATCTGATCGACGGACTCCGGTCAGGGGAGCGCATCTTGCTCTACCCCGCCGGGCGGATCAAGCGGCAACTCCTCGAGGATCTCGGGAGCGCCAGTGGTGTTGAGACGATCGTCAAGGCCATTCCGGACGTCCGGATCATCCTGATGCGCCACGACGGCCTCTGGGGCAGCTCGTTCAGCTGGGCGGCGACGGGCCGCGTTCCCCCGTTTGGCACGATCCTCATGGAAGGGGTGAAGCACCTGCTGAAGAACGGCATCTTCTTCATGCCCCGGCGCCGCGTGACGATCGAGTGCGTCGAACCGGCCGATTTTCCGCGGCGGGGCAGCCGGTCGGCGATGAATCGGTACATGGAAGCGTTCTACAACGCGAAGACGTCCCGCAACACGTATGTTCCCTACCGATTCTGGGAATCCGGCGGGCCGCAGATCCGGCCCGAGCCGGTTCACGAGCTGCCACGGGCTGACGCCTCGCCGGTCGCGCCCGTCGTCAGGAACGCGGTACTCGCGCATCTGGCCGAGATGTCGGGACGCCAGGACCTCACCATGTCGCACGTGCTGGCGCGCGATGTCGGCCTCGACAGCCTCGCGCTCGCCGAACTGGTCACGTGGATTCAAGCCGAGTTTGGCTTCTCTGTCGGCACGCCGGAGAGCCTGGTGACGGTCGGCGATGTGGCGCTGGCGGCCGCCGGACGCGGTGTGTCGGCCGTCGTACCGGCGGACCTGCCGCCGATGGCCGCGAACTGGTTCACCGACGCCGACAACCGCACGCGGCTCGCGCTGCCGGCGAGCCGCACCCTGATGGACGCGTTCCTCGTCCAGGTCTCCGCGCGGCCGAGGCAGCCGATCGTGGCCGACCAGAAGAGCGGCGTCCGGACTTACCGGGATCTGGTCACGGCGATCTTTGCGCTGAAGCCGATCATCGAGAAGCTGCCGGGCGAGTACGTCGGCATCATGATGCCCGCCTCGGTCGGCGCCGCGGTGCTCACGCTGACGACGCTCGCGTGCGGCAAGACGGCGGTGATGGTCAACTGGACCGCCGGCATGCGCACGATTCGTCAGTCGCTCGACTCGCTGGGTGTCGGCACGGTGATCACACCGCGGGAGCTGACGACCAAGCTGACCGGACTCGGCACCGACCTGACGGAGATTCAGGACCGGCTCCTGTATGTCGAAGATCTGATCGCGTCGCTCGGTCCGCTGGACAAGCTCATCGCGGCCATTCGCGGATCCGTCGGCCGTCGGTCGCTCGCCAGGGTGCCGCAGCGAGAGGTCGCCGTCGTGCTGTTTACGAGCGGTTCGGAGAACGTCCCCAAGGCGGTGCCGCTGACGCACGCCAACCTGCTCACCAATGTCGGCGACATCCTGACCATGGGACAGCTGGAGGAACGGGACGTGCTGCTGGGATTACTGCCGCCGTTCCATTCATTCGGCCTGACGGCCACGCTGCTGCTTCCGCTCTGCATCGGCATGCGCACCGCCTATCACCCCAATCCGACCGAGGCGGCGCTCATCGCGCAAAAGATCGACGCCGCCCGCGCCACCGTGATCTTCGCGACGCCGACGTTTCTCGCCGGCATCGTCCGGGCGGCGGGGCCGCGACAGCTCGACTCGCTTCGGCTCGCGGTCACCGGCGCCGAGAAGTGTCCGACCCAGCTGTACGACGCGCTGCGCACGCGAGTGCCGGGCGCGATCATTCTCGAAGGATATGGCATCACGGAATGTTCGCCGGTCGTCTCGGTGACCCCGATGGACGCGCCCGTGCCCGGCAGCGTCGGACGGCTCTTGCCGAGGGTCGAGGGCGTCGTGGTCAATCTCGACGTCACCCGGCGCGCGGCTCCCGACGAGACCGGAATGCTGCTGGTTCGCGGTCCGAGCGTGTTTGGCGGGTACCTGCATTACACCGGCGAATCGCCGTTTGTGGAGTTCGAGGGCCGCTCATGGTACCGCACGGGCGACCTGGTGAGCGCGACCGCCGACGGCACGCTCTACTTCCAGGGACGCCTCAAGCGCTTCGTCAAGCTGGGTGGAGAGATGATCTCGCTGCCGGCGATTGAGTCGGCCCTGCAGAAGCACTTTGCCCAGCCAGGCGATGAGGGCCCGGTCATTGCCATCGATGCACTCGGCGACCCCGAGAGCCCGGACATCGCACTCTTCACGCGCGCGCCGGCGGATCGGTCGCACGTCAACGCACTCATCAAGGAGGCTGGCCTGAGCGCGCTCCACAACATCCGGCAGATCGTGCAGGTCGACGCGATTCCCGTGCTCGGCACCGGGAAGACCGACTACCGCACGTTGAGAGCCCAACACTCCGGATATCATCACTCCCAGAGTTGATGACTCCCGGAGTGATTAGGACATTCGCCGGATTGAGGCACCACTACAGTGTCACCTGGACGCCGGCGAGCCGGCTGGCCACGCGGCTGATGTCGCCTCGGCTGGACAGGTCGAGCACGCCGGCGCGCATCCGTGCCACGGCAAACCTGACGCCCGCGTCGCGCTGCGCAAGGCGCACGGCGTCAGGAATCTCGAGCTCGCCCCGCGATGAGGGCTTCACCCGCCGGCACGCGTCCAGCACGTCGCGGGTGAACCGCCAGCAATTCATGCTGAGAAACACTTCGCCGCCGGACGACGCCAGCGTGGCTTCGTCCGGCTTCTCGATCACGTCCACCAGCGAATCGTCAGGCGCGATACGCACGATGGCGAACTGGCGAACGCGGTCGGCCTCAACATTGCTTTCGCGGACCATTGCGTCCCGCTCGAATGCCACCAATCCGGCTCCCTGCATGCGGACGAGCGCGCGGAATGCGTCCACCGGGTAGTAGTTGTCGGAATTCAGCACCAGGAAGTCTTCGTTCCCGACGATCGGCGCGGCGGCTGTCACGGCGTCGGCTGTGCCGAGCGGCCGCTCCTGGACGGCGAAGCTGATGCGAACGCGGGTCGGCGCCACGGTCTCGGTGTAGTAGCGCCGCACGGCGTCGTGCTCGGGCCCAATCACCAGACAGACGTGGCGCACCCCGGCGTCGGCCAGCGCACTCAGGACAAAGTCGAGAAACGGCCGGCCGATCGGGATCATCGCCTTGACGCCCGTCGCGGCGACGCGCGACTGTTCGTCTCCCACTCCCTCCGCGTGTTCGTCTCGACGCATCCGCGTCCCGAGGCCGCGCGCCAGAATCACCGCGCATGGTGGTGTCATCAGCGGGTTCTCCACAAATGGCCTGTCGTTACCGGCCGTCTGCCGGCGTGAGCCGCCGGCACATCAGTCGTTCCGACGCGCCCTCGATGATGAAATCCGGCAGCTCGCCCACCTGCACGAATCCCTCGCGCTCGTACAGGGCTTTCGCCCGGAGGTTGAACGACGACACGCAGAGGAACAGATGCCGGGCACGCGTCGCGAAGCGCTTCGCGACAAACGCGATCATGGCTCGGCCCACGCCGCGCGACCGGAACGCGTCGGCAACCGCGATCGAGACGACGTAGGGGGCGCCGGCGATTCCCTGCGGGCGAACCAGGACGAATCCGCACCGCCCACCGTCGATTTCGGCAATATGCAGTTCGTCCAGAGGATGCCAGCACGATGCCAGGCAGGCGTCGTACGGGCGCCGCAGCGTCAACCAGGGCTCCGATGCCGCCATCAAGGAGGCGGCCCATTCCCGGTCGCCATCACGAGCGCTCCTGATAGCCATGTTGTCCATGAGCACTCCGACGCCACACCAGACCGTGTCCGCCCGACTATAATCTGCGACGGAGTCCGTCGCGTCTCGCGCGCCGGCGTCGGGGGCGCAACGCGCACGCGCAAAAGGAGGCCAGTCGATGGGACGTCCGCCACAAGTGACCGGTTCGGGCATCGCGCCGCGCCGCAGGATACCCTATTCGCGGGCCTGGAACATCATTGCGCGAACGGTTCATCTTGCGGCCACCGGCACGCTGCTCGGGGGGCACGTCTTCGGTGTGCCGGCCCTCCGCCTCGAGACGGCGCTGTGGCTGGCCATCGGCAGTGGCGCGGCAATGATTGCGCTCGAAATGTGGGCATCGGTCCACTGGGCGCATCAGGGATGCGCGCTGATGCTCTACGCGAAGCTGGGGCTGCTCTGCCTGATTCCGTGGTGGTGGAGCTATCGGGTGCCCATCCTGCTGGCGGTCGTCGTCATCGCGTCGATCGGCGCACACGCGCCGCGGACGATTCGCCACTACTCCATCATCTTCCGGCGCGTGATGGCCGAGCCTACTTCTTCAGTTTGAACAGATCCAGCACCTGGGCCCGCGGCCGTGTTCCGGCACCGAGCTCCTGCTGTCTGGCGCGGGCGGTTCCCTCGAACGTCGGGCTCGGCGTGCCTTTTCTGTAGAAGACGCCCGTATAGAGCTTTTCGCCGTATTGCTGCGCCAGCCCCATCGCCGCCAGGCTGTTCGACGCATCGTGGTTCAGCGATTCCAGCGGCTGCATCAGCGCCTTCTGCGCCTTGAGCTGCTGATCGTCCATGCCATAGGTGACGCACGGAGACTGGACGTTGATGAAGGCGAATCCGGGGAAGCGGATCCCCTCTTCGATCACCTTCGCCAGGCCGCTCATGTCGGCCGGCGTGCCCTGCGCCACGAACTCCGCGCCGTAGCCGAGCACGTAGAGCAGCGGGTTGACGGGCGCTTCGATCGAGCCGTACATGGATGTCACCGAGACCAGCCCCCGCCGTGAGGTCGGCGAGAGCTGCCCCTTGGTGAGGCCGTAGATCTGGTTGTCCATCACGATGTAGGTGAGATCGACATTGCGGCGAATCGCATGCGCGACGTGTCCGCCGCCGATCGAGAAGCCGTCACCGTCGCCGCCGGCCACCAGCACGAGCAGATCCGGGTTGGCGAGCTTGATGCCCTGCGCGATCGGCAGCGCCCGTCCGTGCACGGTGTTGAACCCGTACGCGGTCGTGTAGCCGGGAATCCGGCTGGAACATCCGATGCCTGACACGAACGCGATCTCGTGCGGCGGGCGGCCGATGTTCGCCAGCGCGCGATAGATGGCCTGCACCACGCCGAAGTCGCCGCAGCCCGGACACCAGATGGGCTTCAGGTCGCTCTTGTAGTTCTTGGCCGTATAGTCCTGAATCGGTCTCGTCGTTGCTGTCGTGCTCATACCGAGGTCCTCTCTCCGAAACGTCCTTCGCCGAAATCCCTACACCTCTGACGGTTCGCGGTCCTTGCCCTGCTGAAGCGCCAGCGTGATCTGTTTGAGACGGTCGACCACTTCGAGCGGTGTGATCGGATTCGACCCGCTCTTGGCCAGTGTCTGCATGCCGGACGGTACATCGACGAACATGCGAATCAGGCGGAACAGCTGCGCCTGGTGGTTCTGCTCCACCACCAGACCCCGTTTGACCGACAGGAAAAAGTCCGCGTAGATGGCTTCCGACACCGGGTACATCAGCTTCGGCACCAGCAGCTTGACCTTCAGGCCCTGCTGCTGGGCGATCTGCAGTGCCTCGATGGCGACGCCTGCCACGCTGCCCCAGCTGATGAGCGCAATGGGCGCATCCGGCGGGCCGTCGATGATGAACAGGTCCCGCCGATCGAGCAGCGGCCGGAACTTCCGGAGACGCTTCTCGTTCATCCTGGAGTGCATCTCGCCGCTGGCAGTCGGCGCGCCAGGTTCATTGTGCTCGATGCCCGACGCGAGGTAGTTTCCGCCGGGCATGCCCGGATGGCTGATGGGACTGATGCCCGATTCGGTGAACCGGAATCGCACGTACTTCTCGAGTTCCTGGGCACCGGGGACCCGACGATTGATGATGTGCACCTGGCTGGCATCGATCGGCTCGGCCGTCTCCTTGCGCTGGCCCACTTCCTGGTCCGACAGGATGATGACCGGGCTCTGGTACTGCTCGGCGATATTGAAGGCCTCGATGGTGATGCCGTACATGTCCTCGGCGCTGACTGGCGCCAGCACCGGTCGGATCACGTCGCCGTGGGCGGAAAATACGGCCTGAAACAGATCGGACTGCTCGGCCTTGGTGGGAATGCCGGTCGATGGGCCGCCTCGCTGCACATTGACGCACACCAGCGGCAGTTCGGCGATGCTGGCCAGACCCAGCATCTCGGTCTTGAGCGACATGCCCGGCCCCGACGTCGCCGTCATCGCCTTCTTGCCCGCGAACGACGCGCCAACCACCGCGCCGATACCCGCGATCTCGTCTTCGGCCTGCATCACCGTCCCGCCGTACTTCCAGATTTCGCGCGAAAGGAACTGCATGATTTCGGTCGAGGGCGTAATCGGGTACCCCGCGAAGAAATCACAACCCGCCACGATCGCCGCCGCGGCGCAGAGGTCGTTTCCGTCCACCACGAATTTCGCCGACGCCTTGGCGGGCGGCGCCATCTTCCGATCCGAGGTCAGCGGGTGCGCCGACGCATATTCGAAACCGGCGTGAAACGCCTTGACGGCCTTGTCGATGATCTCGGCGTCCTTCTTGGCAAGACGCTTGCGGATGCCCGCCATCATCGGCTCGCGCGCGATGCCGAGCCACCCGGCCATCAGTCCGAGGACGACGGTGTTCTTCGCGCGTTCGCTGCCGCCAGTCTCGCGCGCCATCTGTTCGATCGGCACGGCGAGCACTTCGATCGGCTGGACACCCACGAGCGGAATCCTGTCGATCGGCACCTTCGTGATGCTGTCGTAGACCACCGTGGTGTGCCCCCCAACCGGGAGCTCTCCGCCGAAGCGGAGGAAATCGTCCCAGCTGAGCGCGACCGCGATATCGAGCGTGCCGCCGGTGTTCAACATCTTGGTGGTCGACAGGCGCAGGCGGAAGCTCGATTCGCCTCCGCGGATCTGGGGGCCGAAGCTCTTGGCGAGCACGCCGTGATACCCCTCAATCGCCGCTGCCGTCAACAGCGACTCACCAGCCGACACGATGCCGTCTCCGCCGGAGCCGGCCATACCAATTACGAGATCCGTGTTCATAAGAGTCCTGGAATCGAAGGTGGTTCCAACCGTCTGCGAAGCTCTTGGGCTGTGGGGGCCGAACGCCGAGCCTGCAGCAACTACCGTGGACAACCCCGGATGGGCCGACACGCGGGAACGTTAATAGCATAGCAAAGAATGTCGGCGTCGCGCACGCGGTCGATCAAAGATCGGGACTATTTGGCTGCGTCATCCGCCGGCCACAGCCACGCGGCACCGCGGACGCCGCTCGCATCCCCATGCTTCGGAGGCAGCACTTTCGTGTCGACGCGATCGGTAAATACCCACCGACCCAGCAGCGGCGGAACGTGCGCATACAGTCGCTCGAGTTTCGACACTCCCCCGCCGAGCACGATGACATCAGGATCCAGCAGGTTGATCACCCCGGAGAGCGCTCGGGCCATCCGCTCTTCGTAGCGCTGCAGCGTGGCCTCGGCGGCGGCGTCCGATCGGCGGGCCCGCTCGACAATCGTCTCGGCCGAGACGCATTCACCGGTGTAGCACTCATGGTCCCTGGCCAACCCCGGACCGGACAGAAAGCTCTCGATGCACCCGTGGCGCCCGCAATAACACGGCGGCCCTGGCCATTCGTCCGGCATCGGCCACGGCATCGGATTGTGCCCCCACTCCCCCGCGACCGCGTTCGGCCCCGTCACGACCCGGCCGTGCACCACGATGCCGCCGCCGGTCCCGGTGCCCACGATCACACCGAAGACGACAGCTGCCCCGGCGCCTGCGCCATCCGACGCTTCCGACAGCGCGAAGCAGTTCGCGTCATTGGCGAGACGGACCCGGCGGCCCAGCCGCGCGGCAAGGTCCTGCTCAAACGGCCGGCCGATCAGCCAGACCGAATTGGCGTTCTTGATCAACCCGGTTGCCGGAGAAATCGTACCGGGAATCCCGACGCCGACTGTGCCGGGCTCCCCGGCTTCCTGCTCGAGACCGGCCACCAGATCGGCAATCGCCGCCACTGTCCCCGGATAGTCGCCGCGGGGAGTGGGAACTCGGCGGCGGGCCAGCACGCCGCCATCCCGGCCGAGTGCAATCCCCTCGATCTTAGTCCCGCCCATATCGATCCCGAGCCGAATCATGCGTCCTCCATGGCACCGGTCCGAACCCGATCCGCGAGCCACCCTGGATCCGGCGCTCCTGCTATGATACGAGTATGGCGCTCAGCGAGCGGGACTTCTACATCGAGAAACCAGAGACCAAGCCGGCCGCTTACACGTGTCCTCACTGCAAGCGGCGGAACGAATACCAGCTGCGGTGGATTCGACGGATCAAGAAGGACCGGTTGCCGCCTGGCGCCGACGAACGCGATCGCGCGATGTTCCCCAAACTGCGCAGCTACATGATCCGCACCGACGACCTGATCGTGTGCAGCACGTGCCGGCGCAGGTTCGAAGTCCCCTCCCATCAGTCGCTTGTCTTCCTGTCGGATAGCCAGATGCCGTCCGGGAAGCCGCTCGACCCCGACGACGACAATTTCGGCAACCGGTAGTTCGGGCGCGATGAATCGCGCCGCTCCGATCAACGCCCTCACGGTCACCCGTAGGGGCGCAATTCATTGCGCTCGTCCGAGCATCTTCTCCATTCGCCGCCGCACGTCGGCCGCCAGCCGGTCGCGATCTTCGAATCCAAGCCCCGTGGTCGGCACCGGCTCGCCAATCCTGACGAGAACGCGGCCCGGCGTCGCATAGAACCGTCCCCGCGGCATCGCACGATCCGACCCGATAATGGCAATCGGCACCACCGGCACCTGCGCCTTGATCGCCATCACGAAGCCGCCCTTCTTGAACGGCAGCATCTGGTCGGTCCGGCTGCGCGTCCCTTCGGGAGCGAGCAAGAACGACTCTCCCGCCTTGAGATGCTCAACCGCCAGATCGACGGCCTCAATGGCGCGATCGCGCCTGGTCCGCTCGACCGGCACGAAGCCGGCCGTCCGAAGCACCATCCCGAGAACAGGAATCCTGTTCAGCTCGGCTTTGTAGAGGGCGCGTAACTTCGGGCAGTTCGGCAGGATCAGCTCAAACACGATCATGTCCACGTGGCTGCGGTGGTTGATGCAGTACACCGAGGGCCGGTCGGCCCGCACATGATCGAGGCCTTCGACCGTCACGCGGATGCCAAAGATCTGGCGGGCGGTCATCGCGGCAAACCGCCCGAGCACCGGCAGGGGGCGGACCCATCCAGTCGCCCAGGCCAACAGCAGCGCCGGCGGGCCGATCAGTCCGACGAAGAGGCACAGGTAGACGTAGGCCGCACACGAGCGAAACCAGGCAACAAGGATCATGGCGAATCACCAGCGTGCACCAGCCGGCACGTGGCCGGCATGTTACTTCACTTACGGACTCCGGCTTCTTCGGATCCATCGACATCCGGATCCATCGAGCACGACTGACGGGAATCGGTCACGCCCGGCTCGATCAGGACCCATGCCACGTGGTATCGTCTTTGCTAGGTACGCAAGCCGTCCGGCTGGACCGCCAAGTTCCCGGCAGTGCTGGCCTCTAACCATTCCCGTTGTCTCCGGAGCCTCACCCGTGCACCGAATCTTGAGCAAGGACATTCTGGCCCCAGATGTGGCGCGATTCTGGATCGAGGGCGCCCACATCGCCCGCAAGCGAAAGCCCGGGCAGTTCGTGATTGTCAGAACATCCGAGGACGGCGAACGCATCCCGCTCACCATCGCGGACGTCGACAAGCAGCGCGGGGCGATTTCCATCATCGTCCAGGGCGTGGGCAAGTCGACCAAGCAATTGAACGCGCTGAACGTCGGCGATGCCATTCTCGACGTGGCGGGTCCGCTCGGCAGGGGCACCGAGATCCATCCCAACGCCAGGGTCTGCTGCATCGGCGGCGGGATCGGCACGGCGGTGGTTTATCCCATCGCGTGCGGGGCCAAAGCGCTGCACGGTCAGGTGGTGGCGATCGTCGGCGGCCGGACAAAGGATTTCGTCATCCTCGAGAAGGAGCTCCGCGCGGTAGTCGATCGCGTCATCGTCACGACCGACGATGGGTCCGCCGGCGCCAAGGGGCTGGTGACCGACGCCCTGCGGGGACTGCTCGCCGAGGGCGCGACCTTCGACGAGGTAGTCGCGGTGGGTCCTCTGCCGATGATGAAGGCTGTCGTCGCGCTGACCAAGCCGCTCGGCATCAAGACCACGGTGAGTCTGAATCCGCTGATGGTGGATGGCACGGGCATGTGTGGCGGGTGCCGCGTCTCGGTCGGCGGCGAACAGAAGTTCGTCTGCGTCGACGGCCCCGAATTCAACGGGCACCTGGTGGACTTTGACGAACTGGGCGCGCGGCTGCGGGCGTACCGCGAGCAGGAAGCCGAATCGCTCAGACTCTACAATGAACGCGTGGCCTGCCAGGCCATCTCGAACTGACCCCCGTGGCCGCGCTTCAGGCGGGCCCTCTTTGACGAGCGTTGCTGTTCCATGGCCAAGAAGATTACGCAGAAGACAAAGAATGCGATGCCGCTGCAGGATGCGGTCGCGCGCGCCCACAACTTCGAGGAGGTCGCCCTGGGCTACCCGGTCGACCTGGCGGTGCTCGAGGCGCAGCGTTGCATCCAGTGCAAGAACTACCCGTGTGTCTCCGGCTGCCCGGTCGAGATCGACATCCCGAAGTTCATTCAGGAGGTCGCGGAGCGCAACTTCGAGGGCGCCTTCAAGACCCTCATGGACCGCAATGTGCTGCCCGCGATCTGCGGCCGCGTCTGCCCGCAGGAAGAACAGTGCGAGGTCAAGTGCACGCTGGGTGTGAAGTTCGAGCCCGTCGCCATCGGCCGGATTGAGCGGTTCGTCGCCGACTACGCGTCGCTGTTAAAGTTTGCCGACGACACGCCGCCGGCGCCGCCGACCGGCCACAAGGTCGCGGTGGTGGGATCCGGGCCGGCCGGCCTCACGGTGGCCGCCGACCTCGCCAAGATGGGCCACGGCGTCACGATCTTCGAGGCGCTGCACAAGGCGGGCGGGGTGCTCGTTTACGGCATCCCCGAATTCAGGCTGCCGAAGGCGATCGTCGCGGGCGAAATTGAAGCATTGAAGCGCATCGGCGTGGAGATCAAGACCAATCACGTCATCGGCCAGATCTTCACGGTCGACGAACTGTTCACCGAACTCGGGTTCGAGGCGGTCTTTATCGCGACCGGCGCGGGCCTGCCGACGTTTCCGAAAATCCCCGGCATCAACCTGATCGGCGTGTACTCGGCCAACGAGTACCTCACCCGCTCGAATCTGATGAAGGCGTACCTGTTCCCCGTCTCGGACACACCGACGATTCGGGGAAAGAACGTGGCGGTCATCGGAGGAGGCAATACGGCCATGGACGCGGTGCGCACGGCCCTGCGGCTGGGGGCGGACAACGCGTATCTGGTCTACCGCCGCACGCGCCGGGAGATGCCGGCCCGCCGAGAAGAAGTCGAGCACGCCGAGGAAGAGGGCGTCCAGATCATGATGCTCGCCGCGCCGACGGCGATTCTCGCCGACGAACATTCGCGGGTGCGCGCCATGCGCTGCATCAGGATGGAGCTGGGCGAGCCGGATTCCTCGGGCAGGCGCAGCCCGGTGCCGCAGAAGGGCTCGGAATTCGACATCGAGGTCGATACCGTCGTCTTCGCGATCGGCCAGGGGGCCAACCCGTTGATCCGCAATACCACGCCGGATCTTCCGGTCAACAAGTGGGGCAACATCCTCGCCGACGATGCGACGGGAGCGACGCAGAAGCCGGGCGTCTTCGCGGGTGGTGACATTGTCACCGGCGGTGCGACCGTGATTTCGGCGATGGGGGCGGGACGCAAAGCGGCACGGGCAATCGACCGGTATCTGAAGAACCCTTCGGCTGACGGCTATTCGCCGACGGACGTGTAACTGCGCTGAACAGCGAGACGAGGATGAGGCACCAAGGTGCTTCGCTCCGCGTCCCCGCTCACTCAAGCGCACCAAAAGGCACCTTGCCGGGGCTCGTCGCCGGCCTTACGGTTGCGCTCTTCGCGCCGACAGTCCCGGCCCTCACGGTGCGTCTTGCGAACTGACGCTGTCGGCTTGGTTCGAGGGGCCGCTTCGCAAATCACCTTGGTACCTACTCTCCTCCTCGCTTGTCACTTCTCACTTCTCTGACCCGCTTCCCCGACCTGTCGTACAATCTCCCCATGGATGACGACCGCCCGCCATCGCCGAAACTGGCGCCGAAGCTGCTGCTGTCGATGCCGCAGTTGATCGAGCCGGATTTCCGCCATACCGTCATCCTGTTGTGTGAGCACAGCGAGGATGGCGCGTGGGGACTCGTGCTCAACCGCCCGACGGGCAAGACGGCGGCCAGCGTGGTCGATTTCGTGCCGCCGCTCGCTGGAGACAGTGGCATCGAAGTCTGGCTCGGGGGACCCGTGGAGCCAGAGCGCGGTGCACTGCTGCTTCCCGAAGAGCCTCCGGGAGGGGACGTGTTCGAGGTGAGCACCGGCGTCTTCGTGTCGTCGTCGGCCGAACTGCTGAGGGAGCTGATCGAAGGGCCGCCAGTGGCCAATGCCCGCCTGCTGATGGGCTACGCCGGATGGGGGCCGCAGCAGCTGGACCGCGAACTGACCGAGTCGTCGTGGCTCATCAGCGATGTCACGCGCGACATCGTCTTCGACACCAGGCCCGCCGAGATGTGGGAGGCCGCGATTCGACGGCTGGGCGTTGATCCGGCGGCGCTTCAGACCAGTTCTGGCATTCACTAGGCCAAGCTGTTCTGCGACGTCATCCCTGCCCCCTGAAAGGATTCGTGGACGTCATGCCGCCTCAAGACCGGATGGCCGCCAGTTCGGTCGACCCGATTTTTCGTCCAAAGTCGATTGCCGTGATCGGCGCTTCGCGCCAGAAACATTCGATCGGATGGGAGATCCTGCACAACCTGCTCCTCTGCGAATTTCAGGGCGAGGTCGCGCCGGTCAATCCGGCCACGCCGGTCGTGCATAGCCTGCGGTGCCACACCTCGGTCGAGCAGATTCCCGGTCCCGTTGATCTGGCCATTCTGGTGGTGCCAAGCCGGTTTGCCCTCGAGGCGATGGAGTCGTGCGGCCGGAAGGGCGTCAAGGGCGTCATCGTGATCACCGCCGGCTTCAAGGAAGTCGGCGAGGCGGGCGCCCGACTGGAGCATGAGCTGTTTGGCATCGCCAGGAAGTACGG contains these protein-coding regions:
- a CDS encoding YqgE/AlgH family protein, with the protein product MDDDRPPSPKLAPKLLLSMPQLIEPDFRHTVILLCEHSEDGAWGLVLNRPTGKTAASVVDFVPPLAGDSGIEVWLGGPVEPERGALLLPEEPPGGDVFEVSTGVFVSSSAELLRELIEGPPVANARLLMGYAGWGPQQLDRELTESSWLISDVTRDIVFDTRPAEMWEAAIRRLGVDPAALQTSSGIH